A genomic region of Rhizobium sp. NXC24 contains the following coding sequences:
- a CDS encoding GNAT family N-acetyltransferase, translating to MATTGADILPMHAQSTMNKLPLVRRLEAVGFRAWPASSVQYDGSWQVRLTAGHPSKRLNCVVPLDPSDCRDLDIRLTKAQRKFEAYGRPMVVRETPLASPMLIELLLRQGWTRFEETIVMTADLIDLELPDTLDHLPSHDVGRYVDASLLVDKADLALKPALAEVVSGIKPPSGLFVIENDEAGPVATTLCVQDNDLAGIMSVSVAAEHRRKGLAIEILTSALRWARMRSARTAWLQVGASNEPALALYARFGFREAYRYCYWRSPGEA from the coding sequence ATGGCGACTACCGGAGCTGATATCCTTCCCATGCATGCGCAGTCCACGATGAACAAGCTGCCTTTGGTGCGCAGGCTCGAAGCCGTTGGCTTCCGGGCATGGCCTGCCTCGTCCGTGCAGTATGATGGCAGTTGGCAGGTGCGGTTGACGGCGGGCCATCCGTCGAAGCGGCTGAACTGCGTCGTGCCGCTCGATCCCTCCGACTGCCGCGATCTGGACATCCGGCTGACGAAGGCGCAGCGCAAGTTCGAAGCCTATGGCCGGCCGATGGTGGTGCGCGAGACGCCGCTCGCCTCGCCGATGCTGATCGAGCTGTTGCTGCGCCAGGGCTGGACGCGGTTCGAAGAAACCATTGTCATGACCGCCGATCTCATCGATCTCGAACTGCCGGATACGCTGGATCATCTGCCGAGCCATGATGTCGGCCGCTATGTCGACGCGAGCCTTTTGGTGGATAAAGCCGATCTCGCTCTCAAGCCTGCCTTGGCCGAGGTGGTCAGCGGGATCAAGCCGCCGTCGGGCCTTTTCGTCATCGAGAATGACGAGGCCGGACCGGTGGCGACGACGCTTTGCGTGCAGGATAACGACCTCGCCGGCATCATGTCGGTGTCGGTGGCGGCCGAGCACCGGCGCAAGGGATTGGCGATCGAGATCCTGACGTCGGCGCTTCGTTGGGCGCGCATGCGCAGCGCCCGGACTGCCTGGCTTCAGGTCGGCGCCTCCAACGAACCGGCGCTGGCGCTTTATGCCCGATTTGGTTTCCGCGAGGCCTATCGCTACTGCTACTGGCGCTCTCCGGGGGAAGCATGA